From Pseudothermotoga thermarum DSM 5069, a single genomic window includes:
- the uvrA gene encoding excinuclease ABC subunit UvrA, which produces MDTIRIKNARVHNLKNVCVEIPKNKITVITGLSGSGKSSLAMDTIYAEGQRRYLESLSTYARQFLGELKKPDVESIEGLSPSIAIDQKSVSHNPRSTVGTTTEIYDYLRVLFARIGEPHCPQCGRRVEKKDVDQIVADVFSKFSPGSRLYILSPIAIDKKGTYKKEITNLIQKGFVRAEIDGEVVRLEEVGELDKNKRHTIKLVVDRLVIDENERHRLADDIEIAFRESNGFVEIKNPDTGESLLFSQHMMCPVCGIGLPEINPKLFSFNNPYGACPYCHGLGFKMEIDPFLVVNEKLSIDEGAIIPFGADGYYSYQVKRLVQRLGGKTDVPFDKLPQHIQEAILFGYGDFEGVVPYLERRYRETESEEIKEWIERKFIVERTCQVCGGKKLKAEALAVKIRGLNIIEITEMTIEKAYEFFETLEKTLTDKESKIAGELIKEIKRRLQFMIDVGLGYLTLSRRVNTLSGGEAQRIRLATQIGSGLTGVTYVLDEPTIGLHQRDNVKLINTLKKLRDLGNTVIVVEHDEEVIRSADYIVDLGPGGGERGGQVLYQGPVEELIKNPNSSITGQYLSGMKKIPVPEVRRRGNGLKLRIIGVRHNNLKNITVEIPLGTFVCVTGVSGSGKSSLILDTLYPALANHIYKTKMPVGAHDRIEGIENVDKVIAIDQSPIGRTPRSNPATYTKVFDEIRELFALTPEAKARGYDKSRFSFNLKGGRCEACQGHGLVRIEMLFLPDVYVECDVCKGRRYNEETLQIRYKGKNIYEVLEMSVQEALEFFKNVPQVYRTLKLLDEVGLGYIKLGQPATTLSGGESQRVKLASELKKVATGKTVYILDEPTVGLHFEDVRKLIEVLHRLVDKGNTVIVIEHNLDVIKNADYIIDLGPEGGDAGGYVVATGTPEEVAMVKESYTGQFLKKVLGR; this is translated from the coding sequence TTGGACACGATCAGAATTAAAAACGCGCGGGTTCACAATCTCAAAAATGTCTGCGTTGAAATACCAAAAAACAAGATAACCGTTATAACAGGTTTATCTGGATCTGGAAAATCGTCGCTGGCGATGGATACGATTTACGCCGAAGGACAGAGAAGGTACCTTGAATCGTTGTCAACTTATGCAAGACAATTTCTTGGAGAACTTAAAAAACCCGATGTCGAGTCAATCGAAGGTTTGTCTCCATCCATCGCGATAGATCAAAAAAGTGTTTCACACAACCCTAGATCAACTGTTGGCACGACGACGGAAATATACGATTACCTTCGTGTTTTGTTTGCACGAATAGGAGAACCCCATTGCCCGCAGTGTGGAAGAAGAGTGGAAAAGAAAGACGTCGATCAAATCGTCGCTGATGTTTTTTCAAAGTTTTCCCCTGGAAGCAGGTTGTACATTCTTTCTCCAATAGCAATCGATAAAAAAGGTACCTACAAAAAGGAGATAACTAATTTAATACAAAAAGGTTTTGTGAGAGCAGAAATTGATGGAGAAGTTGTTCGCCTTGAGGAAGTTGGTGAACTTGACAAAAACAAACGCCACACCATAAAGTTGGTCGTCGACAGACTTGTCATAGATGAAAACGAAAGGCACAGGTTAGCCGATGATATAGAAATTGCCTTTAGGGAAAGCAATGGATTTGTGGAAATCAAAAATCCAGATACCGGAGAATCCTTGCTGTTCAGCCAGCACATGATGTGCCCCGTTTGTGGTATAGGATTGCCCGAGATAAATCCGAAGTTGTTTTCCTTCAACAACCCCTATGGAGCTTGCCCATACTGCCATGGATTGGGGTTTAAAATGGAGATAGATCCATTTCTTGTTGTCAACGAAAAACTGAGTATTGATGAAGGAGCGATTATACCGTTTGGAGCAGATGGGTATTACTCGTACCAAGTGAAAAGGTTGGTTCAACGCTTGGGTGGAAAAACAGATGTGCCATTCGACAAACTACCACAACACATTCAAGAAGCAATTCTCTTTGGATATGGAGATTTTGAAGGAGTTGTACCGTACCTTGAAAGAAGGTACAGAGAAACAGAATCTGAAGAGATCAAGGAATGGATAGAAAGGAAATTCATCGTTGAAAGAACTTGCCAGGTATGTGGTGGAAAAAAACTCAAAGCCGAGGCATTGGCGGTTAAAATAAGAGGACTAAACATAATCGAAATAACCGAGATGACGATAGAAAAAGCTTATGAATTTTTCGAAACCTTGGAAAAAACGCTTACCGATAAAGAAAGCAAGATAGCTGGAGAGCTTATCAAAGAGATAAAAAGAAGGCTTCAATTCATGATCGATGTTGGTCTTGGTTATTTGACCCTTTCAAGGAGAGTCAACACCTTATCGGGTGGGGAAGCACAAAGGATAAGACTTGCCACACAAATAGGTTCAGGACTGACTGGGGTTACATACGTTCTTGACGAACCAACGATAGGTCTTCATCAGAGGGACAACGTCAAGTTGATAAATACTCTGAAAAAACTCAGAGATCTTGGTAACACCGTCATAGTCGTTGAACACGATGAGGAAGTTATAAGAAGTGCAGATTACATAGTGGACCTAGGACCAGGCGGGGGAGAAAGAGGAGGACAAGTACTTTATCAAGGACCTGTTGAAGAACTTATAAAAAATCCAAATAGTTCGATAACTGGACAGTATTTGAGCGGGATGAAAAAGATACCAGTCCCTGAGGTTAGAAGAAGAGGAAACGGGTTGAAGTTAAGGATCATCGGTGTAAGGCACAACAACCTTAAAAATATAACCGTGGAAATTCCACTGGGAACTTTTGTTTGTGTGACCGGAGTCTCTGGATCTGGAAAATCTTCCTTGATTTTGGATACACTTTATCCCGCCTTGGCTAACCACATCTATAAAACAAAGATGCCGGTTGGAGCACACGATAGAATCGAAGGCATAGAAAATGTCGACAAAGTCATCGCCATAGATCAATCTCCGATAGGTAGAACCCCAAGAAGCAATCCAGCAACTTACACAAAGGTCTTCGATGAGATCAGGGAACTTTTTGCACTCACTCCGGAAGCAAAAGCGAGAGGTTACGACAAAAGTAGATTCAGCTTCAACTTAAAAGGTGGAAGGTGTGAAGCCTGCCAGGGACACGGACTAGTGAGGATCGAAATGCTGTTTCTACCAGACGTTTACGTTGAATGCGATGTCTGCAAAGGAAGAAGATACAACGAAGAAACCCTGCAGATCCGATACAAAGGTAAAAACATCTACGAAGTTTTAGAGATGTCCGTTCAAGAAGCTTTGGAATTTTTCAAGAATGTTCCACAGGTGTACAGAACTTTGAAGCTTTTGGATGAAGTGGGGCTTGGATACATAAAACTTGGACAACCTGCTACGACATTGTCTGGAGGAGAATCGCAAAGAGTTAAGCTTGCTTCGGAACTTAAAAAGGTTGCAACTGGTAAAACTGTCTACATACTCGATGAACCAACCGTTGGTTTACACTTCGAAGACGTGAGAAAATTGATAGAAGTGCTGCACAGGCTTGTCGATAAAGGTAACACGGTGATAGTGATAGAACACAACCTTGATGTCATAAAGAATGCCGATTACATAATCGATCTTGGACCTGAAGGAGGAGACGCCGGAGGTTATGTCGTTGCAACTGGAACACCGGAGGAAGTTGCCATGGTTAAAGAATCGTACACTGGACAGTTTTTGAAAAAAGTTTTAGGTAGGTGA
- the rgy gene encoding reverse gyrase, which produces MPLAIYKEFCPNCGGEIEAERLEKGLACSKCIPDEISETELCEILARKSELKNYSWVCCLKSLERQFCDFFTKNLGFEPWALQRLWAKRVLSGESFTLIAPTGVGKTTFGIAMANFLPGKAYILLPTRLLVEQVAERCKTFKAKKVVAYTGKTSERKTIEAGDYEILVTTNMFLATNFELVQDQRFSFIFVDDVDSLLKSGKNIDRVLKLLGFTDEEISQAWQKVSGKLLEEKEEETMEEEEENILEESSQEDEFNEENVLQTKGKGILVVSSATLKPKTQRVKLFKSLLGFNVTPVKLTIRNVCDAVEWVDGPQQALYRLADWIRFFGKGGLVFVNREMGKDGVTTVVDFLKQQGINVSSYEELDLESMRNGLIDVAVGIATYNNALVRGVDLPEVIRYAIFIDSPKISFAIEQFDNPRNFVPLLLALREVVEDKSKIDLYLERLRRYQVFKFEKQLPKPLLEIAEYLRKNLNDESIVEKLEKAETIGLQRKEGKLFITFGDAANYLQASGRTSRLYPGGISRGISLILVWDKKAFHSLVQRLRLFYEEVDFLSADQVNWEEELKNVDADRKKIREIKKQFKPSEQLSLKSTLVIVESPNKARTISHFFGVPQQRILNGLHFWEILTGDRLLSITASIGHTVDLIEREEIYGVSKANGHFVPIYSTIKTCSKCGQQTTSEICSCGKQPDKDKLTLIKALQQVAPQFDEIIIATDPDMEGEKIGYDLMVALKPFNSNIVRAEFHEVTRQAFLKALNSPRELSKDLVKAQITRRILDRWVGFYLSQELWKAFKKYNLSAGRVQTPVLGWVIDRTNSARQKKAKLQISVKSILEGKTAALIYEHEDINFAKQLVSMLQQAQVTLEDVGQETENPPAPYNTASLLSEMGAFASAVDIMNTLQELFEQGLITYHRTTSTRVSQTGIKLAEEFLKQMGLHQIFHPRTYGTEGAHECIRPTKLLNVDDLKLWIHTGRVKFENQNLALQLYGRILNRFLASQSAPAVVQKSKLTIKLPDWSYEWTLTTKIIEPGFRTILPAKVFDLKPPLKVVWTTLRLVAKELPFTQGSLVQQMRERGLGRPSTYATIVQTLLDRKYVEERNGYLYATPLGYKVYHWLRTNYPQLTDESLTRKMEDVLDEIEAGNADYQSFLSEFYRDFLQKVFENKT; this is translated from the coding sequence ATGCCTTTGGCGATTTATAAAGAGTTTTGTCCAAATTGCGGCGGAGAAATCGAGGCTGAACGTTTGGAAAAAGGATTAGCCTGTAGCAAATGCATTCCAGATGAAATTTCAGAAACAGAATTATGCGAAATTCTTGCAAGAAAAAGCGAATTGAAAAATTACTCGTGGGTTTGCTGCTTGAAATCCTTGGAAAGGCAGTTTTGTGATTTCTTCACCAAAAATCTTGGTTTCGAACCGTGGGCTTTGCAGAGGTTGTGGGCTAAGCGGGTTCTTTCAGGAGAAAGTTTTACTCTGATCGCTCCAACTGGTGTTGGCAAAACCACCTTTGGGATAGCCATGGCAAACTTTTTGCCAGGCAAAGCTTACATTCTGCTTCCAACAAGATTACTGGTTGAACAGGTTGCCGAACGTTGTAAAACCTTCAAAGCAAAGAAAGTGGTTGCTTATACGGGTAAAACAAGCGAAAGAAAAACTATCGAGGCTGGAGATTACGAAATACTTGTAACGACAAACATGTTTTTGGCAACCAACTTTGAACTAGTTCAAGATCAGCGATTTAGTTTTATCTTCGTTGACGATGTGGATTCACTTTTGAAGTCTGGAAAAAACATAGATAGAGTCCTAAAGTTACTTGGCTTTACGGATGAAGAAATCTCACAGGCTTGGCAAAAAGTCTCTGGAAAACTTTTGGAAGAAAAAGAAGAAGAAACCATGGAGGAAGAGGAAGAAAATATTCTGGAAGAATCGTCACAAGAAGATGAATTTAACGAAGAAAACGTTTTGCAAACCAAAGGAAAAGGTATCTTAGTTGTATCCTCCGCCACTTTGAAACCGAAAACCCAACGTGTGAAATTGTTCAAATCTTTGCTCGGTTTTAACGTTACTCCTGTCAAATTGACTATTCGAAATGTTTGTGATGCCGTAGAATGGGTTGATGGGCCACAACAAGCACTTTACAGACTTGCAGATTGGATTAGATTCTTTGGTAAAGGTGGCTTGGTATTTGTAAACCGGGAGATGGGAAAAGATGGCGTTACAACTGTCGTTGATTTTCTGAAGCAACAGGGTATAAATGTCTCTTCCTACGAAGAATTGGATTTGGAATCCATGCGCAACGGTTTGATTGACGTAGCAGTAGGAATTGCAACCTACAACAACGCATTGGTTCGAGGTGTGGATTTGCCTGAGGTAATCCGCTATGCGATTTTTATAGATTCACCTAAGATAAGCTTTGCCATTGAGCAATTCGACAATCCGCGCAATTTTGTTCCGTTGCTTTTGGCTTTAAGGGAGGTTGTTGAGGATAAATCAAAAATAGATTTGTATCTCGAAAGACTTAGAAGGTATCAGGTTTTTAAATTTGAAAAACAACTTCCAAAACCGTTGTTGGAGATAGCAGAATATCTGAGAAAAAATTTGAACGATGAAAGTATTGTCGAAAAATTGGAAAAAGCTGAAACAATTGGATTGCAACGCAAGGAAGGAAAACTGTTTATAACCTTTGGTGATGCGGCTAACTACCTTCAAGCTTCTGGAAGAACGTCAAGACTTTATCCCGGCGGGATATCGCGTGGTATAAGCCTTATTCTGGTTTGGGATAAGAAAGCTTTTCATAGCCTTGTTCAAAGACTTAGACTTTTCTACGAAGAAGTTGATTTCTTATCGGCTGATCAGGTGAATTGGGAAGAGGAATTAAAAAACGTCGATGCCGATAGAAAGAAAATTCGCGAAATAAAAAAGCAGTTCAAACCTTCAGAACAACTTTCGTTAAAAAGTACTCTTGTCATCGTTGAATCACCCAACAAAGCCCGTACCATTTCACATTTCTTTGGCGTTCCTCAACAACGTATATTGAACGGTTTACACTTTTGGGAAATACTCACAGGGGATCGACTTTTGTCCATAACAGCTTCCATAGGACATACCGTAGATTTGATTGAAAGAGAAGAAATCTACGGTGTATCAAAAGCGAACGGTCACTTTGTCCCAATCTACAGCACGATAAAAACTTGCTCAAAGTGCGGTCAGCAAACGACTTCTGAAATTTGCAGCTGTGGAAAACAACCAGATAAAGATAAATTGACTTTGATAAAAGCTCTACAACAAGTTGCACCGCAATTCGATGAAATAATCATTGCAACGGACCCCGATATGGAGGGAGAAAAGATTGGCTACGATTTGATGGTTGCCCTTAAACCTTTCAATTCAAACATCGTGAGAGCAGAGTTTCACGAAGTAACAAGGCAAGCATTTTTGAAGGCACTCAATTCTCCTCGCGAGTTGAGCAAAGATCTGGTTAAAGCTCAAATTACAAGGCGCATACTGGATCGATGGGTTGGATTTTACCTTTCACAAGAACTTTGGAAGGCTTTCAAAAAATACAACCTTTCCGCTGGTCGGGTTCAAACACCTGTTCTTGGATGGGTTATAGATCGAACAAACTCTGCACGACAAAAAAAAGCAAAGTTGCAGATAAGTGTTAAGTCCATTTTGGAAGGTAAGACTGCTGCTTTGATCTATGAGCACGAAGATATAAATTTTGCAAAACAACTAGTTTCGATGCTTCAACAAGCACAGGTTACCTTGGAAGATGTCGGGCAAGAAACGGAAAATCCTCCTGCTCCATACAACACGGCTTCACTTCTCTCGGAGATGGGAGCTTTTGCTTCAGCGGTGGACATAATGAACACACTTCAAGAACTGTTTGAACAAGGGTTGATCACCTATCACAGAACAACAAGTACACGGGTTTCACAAACTGGCATCAAACTTGCCGAGGAATTTCTAAAACAAATGGGGTTGCATCAAATCTTTCATCCGAGAACGTACGGTACTGAAGGTGCACACGAGTGCATTCGACCGACAAAACTTTTGAACGTTGATGACTTGAAACTTTGGATTCACACCGGAAGAGTGAAATTTGAAAATCAAAACCTCGCGTTGCAACTTTACGGCAGGATACTAAACAGATTCCTTGCATCGCAATCTGCACCAGCGGTTGTTCAAAAATCAAAGTTGACGATTAAGCTTCCAGATTGGTCATACGAATGGACTTTGACGACAAAAATCATCGAACCAGGTTTTAGAACGATATTGCCAGCCAAAGTTTTCGATTTGAAACCACCACTGAAAGTAGTTTGGACAACCTTGAGATTGGTGGCAAAAGAATTGCCCTTCACTCAAGGTTCACTTGTTCAACAGATGCGCGAGCGGGGACTTGGCCGTCCTTCAACCTATGCAACAATTGTTCAAACGTTGCTCGATCGCAAATACGTTGAAGAAAGAAATGGTTATTTGTACGCCACACCGCTTGGGTACAAAGTTTATCATTGGCTACGGACAAATTATCCACAACTCACCGACGAAAGTCTTACAAGGAAAATGGAAGATGTTCTGGATGAAATTGAAGCTGGGAATGCGGATTATCAAAGCTTCTTGAGCGAATTTTACAGAGATTTTCTCCAAAAGGTCTTCGAAAACAAAACTTGA
- a CDS encoding cupin domain-containing protein, which produces MVKIERPTQEQLRQLGVKNWPIWSKEVSVFDWYYNETEICYILEGEVEVTTEDGKVYHIKPGDLVTFQKGLKCVWNVKKPVRKHYNFL; this is translated from the coding sequence ATGGTCAAAATTGAAAGACCGACACAAGAACAACTTCGTCAGCTTGGCGTCAAAAACTGGCCGATATGGTCAAAAGAAGTATCCGTCTTCGATTGGTATTACAATGAAACTGAAATTTGCTACATCTTAGAAGGAGAAGTGGAAGTTACAACGGAAGATGGAAAAGTTTACCACATAAAACCTGGTGACTTAGTCACCTTTCAAAAGGGATTAAAATGTGTTTGGAATGTGAAAAAACCTGTGCGCAAACACTACAATTTTCTATAA
- the prfB gene encoding peptide chain release factor 2 → MIAYETKVKIEELKTKAKNLKQLVEPEKLQMEIQQMESKLASPDIWNDQKSASEIGKKLRRAKKLLEDVTKIDRILEEIEIGLELSDEDPEFVQDVERRVTNLEKIVKQFQLDLILNDPMDQNNAYLSVHPGAGGTESHDWAQMLLRMYMRWAEKKGFEVELVDFQPGEEAGVKSATLLIKGEYAYGYLKHERGVHRLVRISPFDAAGRRHTSFASVNVIPELSDDIEIEIRPEDLKIETFRASGHGGQYVNKTDSAVRITHIPTGIVVSCQSERSQHQNKAQALKMLKARLYQLEMLKRKEKIEELQGELKEIAWGNQIRSYILHPYKLVKDHRTEVETGDAEAVLDGEIDLFIEAELFYFAEVKL, encoded by the coding sequence ATGATAGCCTACGAAACCAAGGTGAAAATAGAAGAACTGAAAACAAAAGCCAAAAACTTAAAACAACTTGTTGAACCGGAAAAGCTTCAAATGGAAATTCAACAAATGGAATCAAAGTTGGCTAGTCCTGATATTTGGAACGATCAAAAAAGTGCCAGCGAAATCGGAAAAAAATTAAGACGTGCCAAAAAGCTTTTGGAAGATGTAACGAAAATAGACCGAATCCTTGAGGAAATAGAAATAGGATTAGAGCTTTCCGATGAGGATCCTGAATTCGTCCAAGATGTGGAAAGAAGAGTTACAAACCTTGAAAAAATTGTAAAGCAGTTCCAATTGGATTTGATTTTGAACGATCCTATGGACCAAAACAACGCATATCTTTCCGTTCACCCAGGTGCAGGAGGCACAGAATCACACGATTGGGCACAGATGTTGCTTAGAATGTACATGAGGTGGGCTGAAAAGAAAGGGTTTGAAGTCGAATTGGTTGATTTTCAACCCGGCGAAGAAGCCGGTGTTAAAAGCGCTACATTGCTTATAAAAGGTGAATATGCTTATGGATACTTGAAACACGAAAGAGGCGTGCACAGATTGGTCAGAATTTCACCATTTGATGCTGCTGGAAGAAGACATACATCCTTTGCTTCGGTGAACGTTATCCCAGAATTGTCAGACGACATTGAAATTGAAATAAGACCTGAAGATTTAAAGATAGAAACTTTCAGAGCATCAGGACATGGAGGACAATATGTGAATAAAACAGATTCGGCGGTAAGGATCACACATATTCCAACTGGAATTGTGGTTAGCTGCCAAAGCGAAAGATCACAGCATCAAAATAAAGCACAAGCTTTGAAAATGCTCAAAGCAAGGTTGTATCAGCTCGAGATGCTCAAAAGGAAAGAGAAAATAGAGGAACTTCAAGGAGAATTGAAAGAAATTGCTTGGGGTAACCAAATAAGATCTTACATTCTCCATCCGTACAAGCTAGTCAAAGATCACAGAACAGAAGTGGAAACGGGAGACGCTGAAGCCGTTTTGGATGGAGAAATAGATTTGTTCATCGAAGCCGAGTTGTTCTATTTCGCCGAAGTTAAACTATGA